From a single Georhizobium profundi genomic region:
- a CDS encoding DUF4112 domain-containing protein, which produces MSKMPMPSGDKVADHDRTNGPAIAEIFDNTPKGRERRDLLRRLEQVEKLFDRNFSFFGIRFGWDAVLGLVPVAGDTVAAGAAGWIYWKAQKLGVPGHIKRKMVSNIAFDYIFGSIPVLGTVVDVAFKANTRNVRMLKEHLLEEEERERAAWEKQRKGPPAA; this is translated from the coding sequence ATGTCGAAGATGCCGATGCCATCGGGCGATAAGGTTGCCGATCACGACCGCACCAACGGGCCGGCGATCGCCGAGATTTTCGATAATACCCCGAAAGGTCGCGAACGGCGCGATCTCCTGCGACGGCTCGAACAGGTGGAGAAGCTGTTCGACCGCAATTTCAGCTTTTTCGGGATCCGTTTCGGCTGGGATGCGGTGCTCGGTCTCGTTCCCGTTGCGGGCGACACGGTGGCTGCCGGCGCTGCCGGCTGGATCTATTGGAAAGCGCAAAAGCTCGGCGTTCCGGGGCACATCAAACGCAAGATGGTCAGCAACATCGCGTTTGACTACATTTTCGGCTCCATCCCGGTCCTCGGCACGGTCGTCGACGTCGCCTTCAAGGCGAATACCCGCAATGTCCGCATGCTGAAGGAGCATCTTCTGGAAGAGGAAGAGCGCGAACGCGCGGCATGGGAAAAACAACGCAAAGGCCCGCCGGCCGCTTGA
- a CDS encoding DUF1206 domain-containing protein, whose protein sequence is MVSPHRHVWFKPFARTGYAARGLVYIVIGFFAVLAAIGSGEQQGSRDALRTILDTPFGDVTAILLMCGMVSYLIWRFIQAIFDTDKHGLGFKGAAIRGGLIASGVTYGILTVFTFGLWNGSQGNDGDGGGGSQIVDFIVSIVGSQAVAYALTAVFIGVGIAHIAKAVRKGYARHFEAPQRVMDFVHPIARTGLTARGLSFLVVAFLLFYRGLNAGGEGSPTPGVEDALSFVQGLPFGGILLGAMGVGLTAFAVYSILEAVWRRINVEDADAIGR, encoded by the coding sequence ATGGTATCTCCGCATCGCCACGTCTGGTTCAAGCCGTTCGCCCGAACAGGCTACGCCGCCCGTGGACTGGTCTACATCGTCATCGGTTTCTTCGCCGTCCTGGCCGCCATCGGCTCAGGCGAGCAGCAGGGTTCTCGCGACGCGCTTCGCACGATCCTCGACACGCCCTTTGGCGACGTAACCGCCATTCTGCTGATGTGCGGCATGGTTTCTTATCTCATCTGGCGCTTCATCCAGGCAATCTTCGATACCGACAAGCACGGGCTCGGCTTCAAGGGCGCGGCTATTCGCGGCGGTCTCATCGCATCGGGCGTGACCTACGGCATTCTCACAGTCTTTACATTCGGGCTATGGAACGGGTCGCAGGGCAATGACGGCGACGGTGGCGGTGGATCGCAGATCGTCGACTTCATCGTCTCCATCGTGGGCAGCCAGGCGGTGGCCTATGCATTGACGGCCGTCTTCATTGGCGTCGGCATCGCACATATCGCAAAGGCCGTGCGCAAGGGCTACGCTCGCCACTTCGAAGCACCGCAACGGGTGATGGACTTCGTGCATCCCATCGCGCGAACGGGTCTGACGGCGCGGGGCCTGTCATTTCTGGTCGTCGCGTTCCTGCTATTCTACCGGGGCCTCAATGCAGGAGGCGAAGGGTCGCCAACGCCCGGCGTCGAGGACGCGCTCAGTTTCGTTCAGGGGCTGCCATTCGGCGGCATCCTGCTGGGAGCGATGGGTGTTGGCCTCACGGCCTTTGCGGTCTACTCGATCCTCGAGGCCGTTTGGAGACGGATCAATGTCGAAGATGCCGATGCCATCGGGCGATAA
- a CDS encoding phosphatase PAP2 family protein, translated as MRLTELRSAVTLKALWPIALLAVLGAGLFVFLELAEEIMEGEGLDFDESLLLALRNPADTSDPLGPPWLEETALELTALGGYPIIGLLTLAVAGYLGVATRRWAAFYVLFSVAGGAILSTVLKAFFERPRPDIVEQLDVIHTASFPSGHAMVGTVTYLTLGALLIRYARSRAEVIYVATVVFIITVTIGLTRVYLGVHWPSDVIAGWALGLSWASIVWCAIALIENRARLAELGVQARGYLHRNDKAPL; from the coding sequence ATGCGACTGACAGAATTGCGTTCGGCAGTAACCTTGAAGGCTTTGTGGCCCATCGCCCTTTTGGCGGTGCTTGGCGCCGGCTTGTTTGTCTTTCTCGAGCTTGCCGAAGAGATCATGGAAGGCGAGGGGCTCGATTTCGACGAAAGCCTTCTACTGGCTTTGCGCAATCCTGCCGATACCAGCGATCCACTCGGTCCGCCCTGGCTTGAAGAGACAGCGCTGGAGCTGACTGCCTTGGGCGGCTATCCGATCATAGGGCTGCTCACACTTGCCGTTGCTGGCTATCTTGGTGTCGCAACGAGGCGCTGGGCTGCGTTCTACGTCCTCTTTTCCGTCGCCGGCGGCGCGATCCTTTCCACCGTGCTCAAGGCATTCTTCGAGCGGCCGCGGCCGGATATTGTCGAGCAACTGGATGTCATCCACACGGCGAGCTTCCCGAGCGGCCATGCGATGGTCGGGACTGTCACCTATCTCACGCTCGGCGCGCTGCTGATCCGTTATGCGCGCAGCCGTGCAGAGGTGATCTATGTCGCAACCGTCGTCTTCATCATCACCGTCACGATAGGGCTGACGCGCGTCTATCTCGGTGTCCACTGGCCGAGCGACGTTATTGCGGGATGGGCACTCGGATTGTCCTGGGCATCGATCGTCTGGTGCGCAATCGCATTGATCGAAAATCGTGCACGGCTTGCCGAACTCGGCGTTCAGGCCCGTGGCTATCTTCACCGCAACGACAAGGCCCCACTTTAA
- the zwf gene encoding glucose-6-phosphate dehydrogenase, protein MSSQIIPVDPFDYVVFGGTGDLSERKLLPALYHRQEAGQLTEPTRIIGASRSELSHDEFREFARAALVEHVGNGGLDEAEVEKFLARLFYVAVDAKSDKGWDDLKELLSEGEDRIRAFYLAVSPSLFGDISQHIRDHGLITDKTRIVVEKPIGRDLASARQLNDTIGSVFREEQVFRIDHYLGKETVQNLMALRFANALYEPLWNSAHIDHVQITVAESVGLEGRAGYYDTAGALRDMVQNHIMQLLCLVAMEPPSSMDAEAVRDEKLKVLRALRPITSRNVQQMTVRGQYRAGASAGGPVKGYLDELESGTSNTETFVAIKAEIGNWRWAGVPFYLRTGKRMAERASEIVIAFKPIPHSIFDESAGRVIANQLVIRLQPDEAVKQWIMIKDPGPGGMRLRHVPLDMTFAENFDVRNPDAYERLLLDVIRNNQTLFMRRDEVEAAWRWVDPILKAWEETGQQVQGYTAGTSGPSQAIALIERDGRTWHEH, encoded by the coding sequence ATGAGCAGCCAGATCATTCCGGTCGATCCTTTCGACTATGTCGTGTTCGGCGGTACGGGCGACCTTTCCGAGCGCAAGCTCCTTCCGGCGCTGTACCACCGCCAGGAAGCGGGCCAGCTGACCGAGCCGACCCGCATCATCGGAGCTTCTCGATCCGAGCTTTCCCATGACGAATTTCGCGAATTCGCGCGCGCCGCGTTGGTCGAACATGTCGGCAATGGCGGCCTCGACGAAGCCGAGGTCGAGAAGTTCCTCGCGCGCCTCTTCTACGTCGCGGTCGATGCCAAATCCGACAAGGGATGGGATGATCTCAAGGAACTGTTGAGTGAGGGTGAAGATCGCATCCGCGCCTTCTATCTCGCCGTGTCGCCTTCTCTCTTCGGCGATATCTCCCAGCACATCCGCGACCACGGGCTGATCACCGACAAGACACGCATCGTCGTGGAAAAGCCCATCGGGCGCGACCTCGCCTCGGCGCGGCAGCTGAACGACACGATCGGCAGCGTCTTCCGCGAAGAGCAGGTCTTCCGCATCGATCACTATCTCGGCAAGGAGACGGTGCAGAACCTGATGGCGCTGCGCTTTGCCAACGCGCTTTACGAGCCGCTGTGGAATTCCGCGCATATCGACCACGTGCAGATTACGGTTGCCGAAAGCGTCGGGCTGGAAGGCCGGGCCGGCTATTACGATACCGCCGGCGCGCTGCGCGACATGGTGCAGAACCATATCATGCAGTTGCTCTGCCTCGTCGCCATGGAGCCGCCGTCGTCCATGGACGCAGAGGCCGTGCGCGATGAAAAGCTGAAAGTGCTGCGCGCACTGCGCCCGATCACCAGCCGCAATGTTCAGCAGATGACCGTTCGCGGCCAGTATCGCGCGGGTGCATCGGCAGGCGGGCCGGTCAAGGGCTATCTCGACGAGCTGGAGAGCGGCACCTCGAACACCGAAACCTTCGTCGCCATCAAGGCCGAAATCGGCAACTGGCGCTGGGCCGGCGTGCCGTTCTATCTGCGCACCGGCAAACGCATGGCCGAGCGGGCGTCCGAAATCGTCATCGCCTTCAAACCGATCCCGCATTCCATCTTCGACGAGAGCGCCGGCCGCGTCATCGCCAATCAGCTGGTTATTCGCCTGCAGCCGGATGAAGCGGTCAAGCAGTGGATCATGATCAAGGATCCGGGCCCGGGCGGCATGCGCCTGCGTCACGTGCCGCTGGACATGACCTTTGCCGAGAATTTCGATGTGCGGAACCCCGACGCCTACGAGCGGCTGCTCCTCGACGTCATCCGCAACAACCAGACGCTGTTCATGCGCCGCGACGAGGTCGAGGCGGCGTGGCGCTGGGTCGATCCGATCCTGAAGGCCTGGGAAGAAACCGGCCAGCAGGTTCAGGGCTATACGGCGGGCACGTCTGGCCCCAGTCAGGCGATTGCACTCATCGAACGCGACGGCCGCACCTGGCATGAGCATTGA
- a CDS encoding NAD(P)/FAD-dependent oxidoreductase produces the protein MAYQSPISPGISWYEDALAERPSFEPLDSSRQADVVIVGGGFTGLQAAYNLAIAGVDVVLIDAARFGDGASGRNGGQIGTGQREDVTALEAQYGLETSKALFDLAEDGKRYLIDFAERLGIDMEFRQGQLSVAHKKRYIDDFRSYVDILTERYGYTQATFMDAAETAERLGSTRFFGGMRDMGTGHIHPMKLVAGLARATDTAGAQLYENTGATGIASANGRVTVTTDRGTITANHALLACNAHIGDLEPVTAAHVMPIRSFIGATVPIDAPTIIPGGEAVDDSRFVVRYFRKSLDGRLLFGGREAYTSESPTDIKSHIRKQIAEIYPELGDIDITHAWGGSVAITMPRQPFVREVMPHVITIGGYSGHGVKLSNYCGKLYADAVLGDRSRLAQFERLKIPAFPGGTRLRQPLLFLAMTWFSLRDRI, from the coding sequence ATCGCCTACCAAAGCCCCATCTCGCCCGGCATCTCCTGGTACGAGGATGCGCTTGCCGAGCGGCCAAGCTTTGAACCTCTCGATAGCTCGCGACAGGCCGATGTCGTCATTGTCGGTGGCGGTTTTACCGGCTTGCAGGCGGCCTATAATCTGGCGATCGCCGGCGTCGATGTGGTGCTGATCGACGCCGCACGTTTTGGCGACGGCGCCTCCGGGCGCAATGGCGGCCAGATCGGCACCGGACAGCGTGAAGACGTCACCGCGCTTGAAGCACAATACGGGCTTGAGACATCCAAAGCGCTGTTCGATCTCGCCGAGGACGGCAAGCGCTATCTGATCGACTTCGCCGAGCGCCTCGGCATCGACATGGAGTTTCGGCAAGGCCAGCTCTCGGTGGCGCACAAGAAGCGCTATATCGATGACTTCCGTTCCTATGTCGACATTCTAACCGAGCGCTACGGTTACACCCAGGCGACCTTCATGGATGCCGCCGAGACCGCGGAGCGCCTCGGGTCGACGCGCTTCTTCGGCGGCATGCGCGACATGGGCACCGGCCACATCCACCCGATGAAGCTCGTCGCAGGGCTGGCACGCGCGACCGATACCGCAGGCGCGCAACTCTACGAGAATACGGGCGCGACGGGCATCGCCAGCGCCAACGGTCGCGTCACCGTCACAACCGACCGCGGCACGATCACCGCAAACCACGCGCTTCTCGCCTGCAACGCTCATATCGGCGATCTCGAGCCGGTGACGGCTGCGCATGTGATGCCGATCCGCTCCTTCATCGGCGCGACCGTGCCGATCGACGCGCCGACAATCATTCCGGGTGGCGAAGCGGTGGACGACAGTCGCTTCGTGGTGCGCTACTTCCGCAAAAGCCTCGATGGACGGCTGCTCTTCGGCGGGCGCGAGGCTTATACGTCGGAAAGCCCCACCGACATCAAGTCGCACATCCGCAAGCAGATCGCCGAAATCTACCCGGAGCTCGGCGATATCGACATCACACATGCTTGGGGCGGGTCGGTCGCGATCACCATGCCGCGCCAGCCCTTCGTGCGCGAAGTGATGCCGCATGTCATCACGATCGGCGGCTATTCGGGCCATGGGGTGAAACTGTCGAACTATTGCGGCAAGCTTTATGCCGATGCGGTGCTCGGCGACCGCAGCCGGCTTGCCCAATTCGAGCGCCTCAAGATCCCAGCTTTCCCCGGCGGAACGCGCTTGCGTCAACCGCTTCTTTTTCTGGCGATGACATGGTTTTCGCTGCGTGATCGCATCTGA
- a CDS encoding methyl-accepting chemotaxis protein has translation MKANVSKPGTVGFLGRLSLTTKLAAVIIVVNLIGLGATVWWLYQSAEHTLRQDAFANWSREVKEVGMVAAGGVKWNVPEAIEDAYKGYTTSDEHDLVQIIVYNAAGAEMTAWTRSGADGAAARRDIEAMMATPPQNSVINDLPLGDGKVTIIAPLEPDSEGNPRGHIATVWSTASLHATSVAFGLQTLAVQGVSILIVVGLFLLALRTIVTRPLGDLTARIKRLDEGDLETGVPHRARTDTVGVVANALESFRISAMEKREAELEATRQRAAFEAERERNETETLRTAKAREEAMETVGDALRRLAQGDLTVQIEQIDHAFASLQEDFNAAVKSLGETLSDITDATQSVSGSSGEIAKAADDLSRRTEQQAASLEETAAALDQITQTVRASAQRAEEADRMVVDATTGARNSRAVVGDAITAMERIETSSTQISQIIGVIDDIAFQTNLLALNAGVEAARAGEAGKGFAVVAQEVRELAQRSAAAAKEIKDLIRKSGEEVGMGVAHVNKTGASLEQIERHVHMIKDHIAAIVTSAREQSAGLQEINTAVNQMDQVTQQNAAMVEQTNAACVSLEEQAQSLRGLVGRFEMAGRGSMVSQGYERRAASAASSAPVSRRSTAPVPVRANGATGATRESPARALGRKLAGAFGGGGTAAAAAASTEEDGWTEF, from the coding sequence ATGAAAGCTAACGTTTCCAAACCCGGTACGGTTGGTTTCCTCGGTCGGCTCTCGCTCACCACAAAACTTGCCGCGGTCATCATCGTTGTCAATCTCATCGGGCTCGGCGCCACGGTCTGGTGGCTTTATCAATCGGCCGAACACACGCTGCGCCAGGACGCATTCGCCAACTGGAGCCGTGAGGTGAAGGAAGTCGGCATGGTTGCAGCCGGCGGCGTGAAATGGAACGTGCCGGAAGCGATCGAAGATGCCTACAAGGGCTACACAACCTCCGACGAGCACGACCTGGTGCAGATCATCGTCTACAATGCGGCTGGTGCCGAAATGACTGCCTGGACACGCTCCGGTGCGGATGGCGCTGCAGCGCGCCGCGACATCGAAGCGATGATGGCGACACCGCCGCAAAATTCGGTCATCAACGACCTCCCGCTCGGTGACGGCAAGGTTACGATCATCGCGCCGCTGGAGCCGGACAGCGAAGGCAATCCGCGCGGTCATATCGCCACCGTCTGGAGCACGGCAAGCCTTCACGCAACGAGCGTTGCTTTCGGTCTGCAGACACTTGCCGTTCAGGGCGTCTCGATCCTCATCGTCGTCGGGCTCTTCCTGCTTGCGCTTCGGACCATCGTCACGCGTCCGCTCGGCGACCTCACGGCGCGCATCAAGCGGCTGGATGAAGGCGATCTCGAAACAGGCGTTCCGCACCGTGCCCGCACCGACACGGTCGGCGTGGTCGCCAATGCGCTGGAGTCTTTCCGCATCTCCGCCATGGAAAAGCGCGAAGCAGAGCTGGAAGCAACGCGCCAGCGCGCGGCCTTCGAGGCTGAGCGTGAACGCAACGAAACCGAGACGCTTCGCACGGCCAAGGCCCGCGAAGAGGCGATGGAAACGGTCGGTGATGCGCTGCGTCGCCTGGCACAGGGCGATCTCACCGTCCAGATCGAACAGATCGACCACGCATTTGCCTCGCTGCAGGAAGACTTCAATGCAGCGGTGAAATCGCTCGGCGAAACTTTGTCCGACATTACGGATGCCACGCAGTCGGTCAGCGGCAGCTCCGGTGAAATCGCAAAGGCGGCAGACGATCTGTCGCGTCGTACCGAGCAGCAGGCAGCGTCGCTTGAAGAAACCGCAGCGGCGCTCGACCAGATCACGCAGACGGTACGCGCCAGCGCTCAACGCGCCGAAGAAGCCGACCGCATGGTCGTTGACGCAACGACGGGAGCTCGCAATTCCCGTGCAGTGGTCGGCGATGCCATCACGGCGATGGAGCGGATCGAGACATCGTCGACGCAGATCAGCCAGATCATCGGCGTCATCGACGATATCGCCTTCCAGACCAACCTGCTGGCGCTCAACGCCGGTGTCGAGGCGGCGCGCGCCGGTGAAGCGGGCAAGGGCTTCGCCGTCGTTGCCCAGGAAGTTCGCGAGCTTGCCCAGCGTTCGGCCGCGGCCGCGAAGGAGATCAAGGACCTCATCCGCAAGTCGGGCGAGGAAGTCGGCATGGGGGTCGCGCATGTCAACAAGACCGGCGCGTCGCTCGAGCAGATCGAACGGCACGTGCACATGATCAAGGACCATATCGCAGCCATCGTCACGTCGGCGCGCGAGCAGTCCGCCGGTCTCCAGGAGATCAACACCGCCGTCAACCAGATGGACCAGGTGACCCAGCAGAACGCCGCCATGGTCGAGCAGACCAATGCCGCCTGTGTGAGCCTCGAGGAACAGGCACAGTCGCTGCGGGGTCTGGTCGGCCGCTTCGAAATGGCGGGCCGTGGATCTATGGTTTCGCAGGGCTATGAGCGCAGGGCTGCAAGTGCCGCGTCGTCGGCTCCCGTCTCGCGCCGGTCCACTGCACCTGTTCCAGTCCGGGCCAACGGCGCTACCGGCGCGACGCGGGAATCTCCCGCTAGGGCGCTTGGGCGCAAGCTGGCCGGTGCCTTCGGCGGCGGTGGTACGGCCGCAGCTGCGGCAGCATCCACGGAGGAGGATGGCTGGACCGAGTTCTGA